CTGCACAGGGACCATCAGATgcttgcagcagaaaaaaaaaaaaaaaaaaaggaatagttctttgctcccctccctccccccccaaaaaaaaaaaaaaggaaaaattaaaaaacggagaaaaaggaaaaaaaacaaaaaaaaacaaaaccaaagggaaaaactggagcagggctgtgagTCAGGGTGGTCCTACCCAATCTGGATCTGGCCAGAGTAGGTGGTGAGCAGCACCATGATGGTGAAGCCCGTCAGCAGCCCCGCGTTCTGGATGGCAAAGGTGATGAGAGCACTGCCTGTGCCCTTCTGCTCATCCTCCCGACTGACCTCGTTCATCTCAGGGAACTGCAgagaggggaaacaaaaaaaaaagagagggatgggggggctGAGAGATGGGAGCAACTCCCACcttctccctgcttcccaccATCCCAGGAAATATTCCCCACCCAGTGGAGGGCCCgggaagcaaagcaaagcagagatgaACTCCAGCGTTGAGCAGCAAATGTCTTGAGAGCTCTTCCAAGCCAAGCTAAAAAATTATTCCCCTTCCCAGACAAAAATCCCACTGGAGCAGCCCTTGGAGCTCCTGATTTACCATGTCAGCCAGAGCTATGTAGAGGAACATCCCTCCAGCCAGAGCAAAGATCCAGTTGGCAGAGAAGTGGCTGCCGGCCACGATGCCGAAGGCCAAGCCCACgtagcagcagcaggcagagatgAAGTTAAAGAAGAGAGCTTGGCGGATGGTCATCCCAGCATTCAGCAGGATAACAAAATCCCCTGTGGGAGAagaagatgaggaagatgaggaggaagggCAGCAGCACGGGGACAGCACCGAGGTCAAGCGCGGGGCTCCCTGTGCCCGCCGGCGCCGAGCGTCGACCGCAGCATAAATTTGgccattccaacccaaacctctgccctcctcccctcctcccaaCCCAACGGAGGTGTTGGGTTGttgctttgtgggtttttttattttattttccccttcttcagATGTCTCCATCTAAATTTAAACCTCAGACATCATATTACCACGTTATTTTTAGAGTGGCGATTACTCAGTGCAGCTCCCAGCCTCGCCTCCCCCCTCCACCCTTATTTATTCCACCCCAcgtttgtttttccctcttgagacaaaaaaaaaaaaccagcaaaataaGGGTGGCAAAGCCCTGGAGGGGGGGCTCACATACCCAGCTCGTGGGGGAACTCCTCGCAGAGGATGGCAACCGAGGTGCTGATCCCTTGGAAGACGGAGACGGTGAAGGAGGCCCCGATGGCCAAGCCATCGATGAAGTTGTGGAGGCCATCACTCAGGGTGATCATCCAGGCCAAGGTGCCAATGTCAGAGTACCGAACCTCCTTCAGCCAGTAACAGGCACTCTGAGAAGCCTGCAGGTCCTGCCAAggcaccccaaaaccaaaggGTCAGCACCCAGATATCAGGGGGGGTCTCCAAGCCCTCCACCACCCAGGAGAACCCACCCTTTCCATGCATGAAATCCTCCCCGAGCTGCTTTCTTTCCACCACCCGTGGAGGGTTTGGTCAGGGAGGGTTTCAaacctcctcttttccaaaagaaaatggttttgttaaaaaaaatggttctgTTGCCATGTCCCCCCTCCCTCGGGAGGAAGCACTCACCTGGACAGAGAGGGAGCCCACCACAACCTTCTCATCCCCAGAGGGGTTCTTGCACTCCAGCTCATTGGTTCTGGGTGGGATCATATGGTCCAGGTCCCCATTCTGCAGCTTCTCAGTGACTCCCTCATCCTGATCCTTCTTGGATGGCAGAGCCTCGGGGCCATAGTGGCTGTGGCCGTGGTGATGCTGCAGGACAggggcacccatgggtgtcAGCCACCTCGGccaccccttcccttccccaccccagcaACACCCtttgctcagcctcacctggtccttctgcttcaggagcaTCTTCAAGACTTTCTCAGTGAAGAAGAAGAGGTAGAAACCCCCAAAGACCACGGCTGACTTGGAAACATAATAATCTTCCTGAGGGTTGAAGCCAAATGCCTGCAGGGAaaaggggacaggagaggggaCTGAGGAAGCATCTCCAGCAATGTCCTTCAGCTGCCTTCACCCTGGCTCTGGGACACAGCTTCAGCTCTGGGACAAATCTTCAGCTTTGGGGCAAATCTTCAGCTCTAGGACAAACCTGCAGCTTTGGGATAAACCTTCAGCTCTGGGATAAACCTTCAGCTCTTGGGACAAGCATTCAGCTCTGGGACAAAACTTCATCTCTTGGAACAAATCTTCACCTCTAGGACAAACCTTCAGCTCTGGGACAAACATTAAGCTTTGGGACAAACTTTCAGCTTTGGATAAAAACCTTCAGCTCTAGGACAAAACTTCATCTTTGGATAAAAACCTTCAACTCTGGGATAAACCCTCAGCTTTGGACAAAACCTTCAGCTCTGGAACAAACCTTTAGCTCTGGGACAAACCTTCAACTTTGGATAAAAACCTTCAGCTCTGGGATAAACCTTCAGCTCTTGGGACAAGCTTCAGGACAAACCTTCAGCTCTGGGACAAATGTTGAGCTTTGGGACAAACCTTCAACTTTGGATAAGAAGCTTCAGCTTTGGGACAGACCTTCAGCTCTGGATAAAAACCTTCAGCTTTGGACAAACCTTCAGCTTTGGACAAAAACCTTCAGCTCTAGGACAAAACTTCACCTTTGGATAAAAAACCTTCAGCTTTGGGACAAACCTTCATCTCTGGACCACCTCTGTGCCTTCTGCCCTCTCtttcagcagcatctgcttTGGGGGTGAACTCAAAAAACCCTTTTAATCTCCTTTTGTCCCCCAAGGCAGTGGTTCCACCACCCCACAGGGGGGAAAACCAGCCTGAGAAAACCTCTGCCCAAATCCAACCTTCCTGCAGGGCTCGggaaaacaaccaaccaaagtTTCTCCACTCCAAGCATCCCGAGGTATCCCTGGAGCGTTTCCTTTCCAACCAAAGGGATGAACCCCCAAGCTCCTGAGTGATTCCAACCTCCATACCTCTCTCCGGGCTCCCTTTTGACGCCgccttcccctttttttccagccaaaacaaaccaaaaaaaaaaaaaaaaccaaaaaaccaagaaaacagcCCCcgagagacagagagaaaaaggacGGAGCCGCCGGTCCTCACCCTACCTCGGGAATGAGCTGGAAGAGGGCGTTGGAGTAGAGAGTTCCAATCGCCAGAGCTATGAAGTAGAGGAGCAGTCTCTTGTAAAAGGTCTTCTTCATGAAGGGCACCACGCTGGCTCCcaccagggagcagagggagatgaCAGTGACACAGAGGAAACCGTAACCCCAAACTGGGGgttgggtgtgtgtgtgtgtggggtgtgtgtgtgtgtgtgtgtgtgccaaACCCACCCCGGGGAAAAGGGTTGTGGagggtaaaaagaaaacaaataaaaaaaaaaaaaggagatcaacgtggggaaagagggaaagggatccccagggaaaggaaagagagaggagggaggggagagagaaatggACATTGATTAGTGATTGTTCCTTCATCCGGCGTTGGCTCAAGAGGGGGGGACCCGGTGCTGAGTGGCTCTGGAAAGAGGAATTTGGAAAGGGTGGGAGGGAAATCCCCCCTCCAACCAACCAGGAGAAAACCATGGAAGTTTGGAGCTGAgtttcagcagcttttcagaGCTTTGGGGACATTGGGTGGCTGTCCCAGTGCCACGGAGCACCcaggttgtgtgtgtgtgtgtgtccccccctctCCTGAGCATCCCAGACGCTCCACCCTGGGGTCCccatcctggggctgctggccaGGGTGGAGCGTGCAGACAGAATTCCTGAGATCAGGAAACTCAGGTGTTTGGTTTGTAccttcagcaaataaaaaaaaaaaaaaaaaaaaaaccaaaaaaccacagtcctggagttgaaaaaaaataaaataaaacaaaagaaatcatcCTTGCACCCAAACGAACCAGAGCGCAGCGATGGTGCTGGGAGCTCCCTGCTGGaaaatgtggaatttttttaaattttattttaaatcaggAGCTTGGATCCAGCTCACCAACCCCTGGGTTTCCAGAGTGTCCAATGTGTGGGTGGATTTGTTCAACTCCGGAACTGTGCAATTACAAGACAATTAATTTGGAATCTGTTGGCCCCATCAGAGCACCAGGAAACCTCAGAGCTTGTGGGAACATCatccagggaagggaaaagagaggggaaaaaaaatgtaaaaaaaaggggaagggggcaattaaaatattattataatatatatatataaaatacatgtgtttctatattttgtatatataaatatataaagggggcagttaaaatattaaatatttaaaatatatatgtttatatattatatataaatatataaagggGCAATTGaaatgtaatatatataaaatatatgtttatatattatatataaatatataaaaggggcaattaaaatgttatatatgtttttatagtacatataaaatatataaagggggcaattaaaatattaatatatataaaatatagatGTTGATATAttgcatatataaaaataaagggcaattaaaatattatgtataagatatatatgtttttatattacatataaaagtatataaaaggcaattaaaatatatataatatagcTATAGATATGTTTTTATATTACatataaaagtatataaaagggggcaattaaaatattataattgataaaatatataaatatgtaaagtgTGCAAATgtgtaataataatttaataaatattaaaattattttaaatatattaaaggGCGTAGATAGAATATTGTActgtattaaatatataaatatataatatataatatatgaatatataatataaatatataaatatataaatatataatataaatgtatgaatatataatatataatataaatatataaaatatataatatataaatatataaatgtatgaatatataaaatatatgaatatatgaaatatatgtaTGATGCgagatataaaatatataaatatatttatatataaatataaataataagtatgaaaattatttcaataaatatataaaagggACAAGTACAATACTaaatcataaaaatatataaaatatataaacatattaaaatacgtaaagatatataaatatatattataacaatattttaacaaatataaaaattattttaataaatacataaaaaaaggGAGGACAATTAAAAATATCCATGAAGAAAGCTGTGGATaaagctgctcctcctctctctttccaccccctgcctcttccctgcccaCTTCCCACAACCCAGGAATTTAAATTTCATTCCCTTTCCAAACCAGGA
The Heliangelus exortis chromosome 30, bHelExo1.hap1, whole genome shotgun sequence DNA segment above includes these coding regions:
- the SLC39A14 gene encoding metal cation symporter ZIP14 isoform X1, which gives rise to MIPSEAPRGCCLLLLLSLLPFPGILGGRDTLGSSLSASSFLQDLLQRYGESETLSLKQLKALLNRLDVGVGHSNISQESQKRRNLSQCFSSLELFTIHNLSEGSALGSREFKEFCPTILQQLESRACASENLENEENEQTEETRPSSAEVWGFGFLSVSMINVASLLGVFVVACTRKPFFSRVLTFFIALSIGSLLSNALFQLIPEAFGFNPQEDYYVSKSAVVFGGFYLFFFTEKVLKMLLKQKDQHHHGHSHYGPEALPSKKDQDEGVTEKLQNGDLDHMIPPRTNELECKNPSGDEKVVVGSLSVQDLQASQSACYWLKEVRYSDIGTLAWMITLSDGLHNFIDGLAIGASFTVSVFQGISTSVAILCEEFPHELGDFVILLNAGMTIRQALFFNFISACCCYVGLAFGIVAGSHFSANWIFALAGGMFLYIALADMFPEMNEVSREDEQKGTGSALITFAIQNAGLLTGFTIMVLLTTYSGQIQIGI
- the SLC39A14 gene encoding metal cation symporter ZIP14 isoform X2, which gives rise to MIPSEAPRGCCLLLLLSLLPFPGILGGRDTLGSSLSASSFLQDLLQRYGESETLSLKQLKALLNRLDVGVGHSNISQESQKRRNLSQCFSSLELFTIHNLSEGSALGSREFKEFCPTILQQLESRACASENLENEENEQTEETRPSSAEVWGYGFLCVTVISLCSLVGASVVPFMKKTFYKRLLLYFIALAIGTLYSNALFQLIPEAFGFNPQEDYYVSKSAVVFGGFYLFFFTEKVLKMLLKQKDQHHHGHSHYGPEALPSKKDQDEGVTEKLQNGDLDHMIPPRTNELECKNPSGDEKVVVGSLSVQDLQASQSACYWLKEVRYSDIGTLAWMITLSDGLHNFIDGLAIGASFTVSVFQGISTSVAILCEEFPHELGDFVILLNAGMTIRQALFFNFISACCCYVGLAFGIVAGSHFSANWIFALAGGMFLYIALADMFPEMNEVSREDEQKGTGSALITFAIQNAGLLTGFTIMVLLTTYSGQIQIGI
- the SLC39A14 gene encoding metal cation symporter ZIP14 isoform X3 codes for the protein MIPSEAPRGCCLLLLLSLLPFPGILGGRDTLGSSLSASSFLQDLLQRYGESETLSLKQLKALLNRLDVGVGHSNISQESQKRRNLSQCFSSLELFTIHNLSEGSALGSREFKEFCPTILQQLESRACASENLENEENEQTEETRPSSAEVWGFGFLSVSMINVASLLGVFVVACTRKPFFSRVLTFFIALSIGSLLSNALFQLIPEAFGFNPQEDYYVSKSAVVFGGFYLFFFTEKVLKMLLKQKDQHHHGHSHYGPEALPSKKDQDEGVTEKLQNGDLDHMIPPRTNELECKNPSGDEKVVVGSLSVQDLQASQSACYWLKEVRYSDIGTLAWMITLSDGLHNFIDGLAIGASFTVSVFQGISTSVAILCEEFPHELGDFVILLNAGMTIRQALFFNFISACCCYVGLAFGIVAGSHFSANWIFALAGGMFLYIALADMFPEMNEVSREDEQKGTGSALITFAIQNAGLLTGFTIMVLLTTYSGQIQIG